In Herpetosiphonaceae bacterium, the genomic stretch GTGGCCGGCCCTGTCCGGCAAGTGTCCCACCCGCAGGGCTCACCTATAGTGTGCTGCGCGATTGCGAACACTGTGCGCTTCAGGTCCATCGGCTCGCGCTGAGATGTCCGGCGTGTACCCAGCCGCTCCATCAGGTCGCCGTGGACGGTCTGTGCCTGCGCTGCTCCACCGCGCGGAGGACGCCGTTCTGATGCTGAGGGAATGCTGAAACGCAGGCGGCGTGACGTTCCGAGCAGCACAAACCGCACCCGCGTACCACCTGCAACGACGGTGCGCACGTCCTCACCAGGAGCGGGAACGGCGACGTCGGCGCGGGTGCTCGCTAGACGGTGGCCCGGTTGGGACGACGGACGTGACACGCGCTCACGCTGCGCGTGTGCCTATCCCAGCTACCGCAACAGGGGGACCGAATCTCCAGCACGCCTCCTTCCAGCCGTCTCGGTGGAACCCGATCCGATCCAAGCGGTTCCCGGACGTGCTTCCCGAACGGGAGCAACCAATGGTGCTCCCTGCGGGTTCCGGATCATGGTTTACGCGGGCTCGAAGGCTCCAGTTCGCCGCGACCGGTGATGGAATCTGCTCCGGAGGAGGATGCCACATGTTCATCCGCGGTGGCGGCGCGCAGCGCTCTGCTATGGGTGCAACACGTAGCCGTCTTCCCGTACCTGGTGGTGGGTGTCTTGGTACGAACCAGGACCAGCCCCGTTCCGCTGCTTCAAAGCGGAACGGGGCTGACGATCGGGAGCGGGAACCTAGTCAAGAACCACGCATCGACGACTGGCTGACCACGGCGATCCCCGGATCGGTCAGCTCTGCCGGTCGAACACGGTGACGATGGGCTCCTGCTGCGCGGTCACGGCGACGGAAGGATCGCTAGGCCGACGACCTCGCTGGTCTGCCCGGCCACCACCACGGAAGTGACGTCTTCGCCCAGCGGCGGCAGGGTGATGGCAACCGTGCCGTCCGGATCGGCCTGCGCGGCAAACCTGCCTTCAATCGCTCGGGGCGGCCCGCCCTGCCGGTTGGTCCACAGGGCCAATCGCTCGCCGGGCTTGTAGCCGCGTCCCCGAATCTCGCTTCCGGCGGCAGTAGCAGTCATGGTGAATCTGAGCGGCCCGGTGATCTCCTGACCAAGCTCCAGAAACAGCGGATTTGCCCGATCCTCGCCGTCAGCGCGAACCAGAGTCAGGACGGTTTCGGGCGCGGCGCGGAGGACCAGAAATCGGATCGGTAGGCGGCTGGCCTCGCCCGGAGCCAGCGATCCCAGCGCCAGCGTGATCGTGCCCTGCTCGTCGTCGCGGCTGCGCACCCAATCGCCGTCGCGCTGCGGCGTCACGTCGAGCAGGCGCAGCAGCGCGGGATCGTAGGCGAGGATCGCGTCGCTCGATCCGCTGCCCTGACCAACGTTCCGCCCCTTCGCCCACACGGTCAGCAGTGATCCGACGCGAGCGCCCTGGCTTGGCGTCGCTGTCTGCGACCAGTGAATATCCGCCATCGCTGCGGAAGGCGGCGCGGGCGATCCCGGCGGAGTGGGACAGGGATCGGCGACGAGGACAGTTGCGCTGGTTTGGGCAACCAGGACGCCAGTGCTGAGCTGGTACAGGCTGCCAATCAGCGTATACGTCCCTGAAACGGTCGCATGGCCGCCGGTGACCGTCGCGACCTTGGGCTGTGCGGGGCTGATCCCGCCCTCGTAGACAATGGTACTCGTTCCCGGAGGCTGCTGGTTCACGGCGACCGCATGGGTGATGCGGTAGGTATCGCTCGTTGCGACCTGCGCGGTGATCGTGAACGGCGGAATCGGTCGGCCTGTCTGGTAGCAGGCGCGCAGGCCGCCATAGCTGAGTGTCACGCCGGCCGCCCGCAATGGCAGCCAGCCCATCAGGCCAAGACTGGCGACCAGCGCCGCGAGCAGCACACAACGGCGATTCATCACGGTATCCCTTCTGATGCGAGCAGCCGCGCAGGACCAGCCAGGTGGCACACGCGGCTGCGGCGCGACGAGTTACTGACCGACGATCGGCACGAATTGCTGGTAATTGAAGATGCGCAGATAGGTTTCCGCCACCGGAGCCTGCACGCGCTCACCCTCGACGGCCCGCGCCATGACTCGTTTGTAGACCGGTCGATTCCCGACCTCGGCGGTGTAGCTCCAGGTCGTTCCATCGACCGTCGCCGCTTCCCAGGTCGCGCCACCATCCAGGCTCACTTCCACGACCGACGCGCCGCTGACGGTGCCGCCGATCGTCAGGCGCTGGCCCAGGCTGCGCGTACAGGCGATCGGCGTGGCGATCGTCGCGGTCGGCGCGGCATCACTGTTGAGCAGATAGGTCACGCCCCGGCTGCCATCGGCGATCAGCACGTCCAGCCCGCCATCTTCGTTGAGATCCAGCACGGTCAGGGTTTCGGGACGATACGCGGCGCTGTAGGGCAACTCATATACCTCGTAGGGCGCGAGCGTGCCATCGCCCTGATTGAGGTAGAGCGAGAGCGCCAGCCAGCCGCTATGGAGCGCGATCACGTCATTGTGTCCATCGTGGTTGACATCGGCGACCGCCACGGACTCGGGGATATGCCAGGCGGGCATCGTGATAGGGGTTGTCGCAAACAGGCCGCTTGGCTGCTGAGCAAAGAGGTTGAGATACGCATCGGGCTGGTTGCCACCCGCGCTGACGATCAGATCGGCGCGACCATCGCCCGTGACATCGCCGCTTGCCACGGCATGCGCCGCAAATCCACCATCGGCAACACTGCGCTCACCCGTCGCGGTCAGTGTGTCCCTGACGATCGTGTACAGGCCCAGATGGTTGGTGGTGTTGCCGGTTCCGCGCAGCGCGGCAAGGTCGAACTGTCCATCGTGATTGAAATCGCCGACTGCCAGATCGGTTGCGCCGCCGTTGGCAAACAGCGCCGTCCGTGCCGCGCCAAGCGTGCGATCCGCCGTCTGGGGCAGCACCTGCACCGTGCCGTCCAGTGCGGTAAACGCGGCATCGCGGCGACAATCGGCGGTGAGATCGTCGACCAGTAATGCCTCGGCGTCGGCGGGCAGATCGTGCTGGGTGGGCGCGGCGAGCGTTCCACCGGGCGATCCCGCCGCCAGCGCCAGCTTATTCGCCGGACGCTGGAGGGCGAGCAGATCAGAGCGACCATCGCCGTTGAGATCGCCGACCGCCAGCCCGGATGGAGCGACGAGCGCGGGCAGCGTTTGCGTCACGGTCAGGCCATCGGTCCAGCCCAGCCGGAGCAACTGCTCGTCGGTGCTGACCGCCGCCAACCGCCCACGACCTGCCGACGCGGTTGCCGGCTGCTCCAACGGCAGAATGGCATATGGCTCAAGCACGCCGC encodes the following:
- a CDS encoding FG-GAP-like repeat-containing protein, producing MRLIILLTLSLLAVTTAGAAPVPPLHHKSAAGLMPAAYLQSSERALSTQAAAANSGVLEPYAILPLEQPATASAGRGRLAAVSTDEQLLRLGWTDGLTVTQTLPALVAPSGLAVGDLNGDGRSDLLALQRPANKLALAAGSPGGTLAAPTQHDLPADAEALLVDDLTADCRRDAAFTALDGTVQVLPQTADRTLGAARTALFANGGATDLAVGDFNHDGQFDLAALRGTGNTTNHLGLYTIVRDTLTATGERSVADGGFAAHAVASGDVTGDGRADLIVSAGGNQPDAYLNLFAQQPSGLFATTPITMPAWHIPESVAVADVNHDGHNDVIALHSGWLALSLYLNQGDGTLAPYEVYELPYSAAYRPETLTVLDLNEDGGLDVLIADGSRGVTYLLNSDAAPTATIATPIACTRSLGQRLTIGGTVSGASVVEVSLDGGATWEAATVDGTTWSYTAEVGNRPVYKRVMARAVEGERVQAPVAETYLRIFNYQQFVPIVGQ